The stretch of DNA TGTCTTTAAAACCGGCAAGGCGGTTTTTGGTGTGCAAATATGTTGGGATTTACACTTTCCTGAAGTGTCCACCATCATGTCCCTGCAGGGGGCAGAAATTATCTTTGCACCCCACGCCTCACCCTGCGTGGCCGGAGATCGAAAAGAATTATGGTTAAAATACTTAACTGCCAGGGCCTATGATAATGCAGTATATCTGGCGGCATGCAATTTAATAGGTAACAGCAGCCAGGGCCACCCCTTTGCCGGCGGCAATTTGGTAATAGACCCCAAAGGCAATGTCATTGCCGATGACTTTAACAATGAGGAAGGTATGTTGGTGGTTGATTTAGACGAGGGTTTAATTAATAAAATCCGCTATGAAAGGACCACGTCCATGAGGTACATTTTTCATTTGGATGCCCGTCGGCCGGACTTGTATGAAAAATATAAAGGAATATTAAAAGAAGGCCATAGATTGGGTTAAGTTACCGGACTGGTAACTTCGACCTTGCCAAACACCTCACCGCACTGACAGCCGTAAGTGACAAAGTCTGATCTTTGGCCTTCACATATACTGATAATGCGCACCTTGGAATCTGTACTGTATATGGCTTCGTTGCAGTTGGGGCAATTTTTGTCGGTAATAAATTTCTTCGGTTTTATTACTATACAATCCCTTTCATTGGTTTCAACTATACAGTTATTGAGCTTTAATTTAGTTAAATGATATTTTTTTAAAATAGCTTTTAAAACCAGCAGCATTATTGCCCTGGATGCACCGTTTTGCACCCTCAAAAAGGTAGTGAGGGCCAGCTCAGCGCAATTTCGATCTTCAATTGTTGGGAATGGGTAAAGGGTATTTTTTTCATTTTTCATATTACCATTATGCCCATTCCCCCATTAGATATTACCACAATACCACCCTAGGCCCTTTGGCCCAGGGCGGCACTCAATCCTGCAAGGTAACCGGTGGAAAAGGCAATTTGCAGGTTATAACCGCCTGTCAGGGCGTCCACGTCTATCACTTCCCCGGCAAAGTACAATCCCGATACCAATTTAGATTCCAGGGTAGACGGGTTGATTTCACCGGTTTTTACTCCACCGCTGGTAACTATTGCCTCGTTTATGGGCCTTGTGCCCGTCACCGTTAAAATAAGGCCCTTTAGGATTTCCGCCAGGGAAAGCCGTTCCTTTTTAGTAACCTGGTCAACGGGCTTATCCCCGTTCAAGGCCGCCAACCTTATAACCACCGGGATTAATTTTTTGGGCAAGAGATCATCAAGGGCATTTTTCAACTGCTTTTTTTGGTACTTTTCAAAATCCCTCAGTAGACGCCTATCTAACTGCTCGGGGGACAGGGCCGGTTTCAAATCTATGGAGAGCTTAACTTCTTTAGCCTTATTAATATTTTTTAAAAAACTGCTTAAGGACAAGATGGCCGGGCCGCTGACACCGAAATGAGTAAAAAGCATTTCGCCAAACTGCTCTTGAACCACCTTCTTATTGGCCAGCAGCTTAACATTTACATTTTTTAATGTTAGGCCCTGCACTTCCTTGGGCCATTGGTCTTTAGTAACCAATGGAACCAAGGCCGGCTTAGGTTCCACAAGGGTGTGACCCAACCGGCCGGCCATGACATAGCCGTCCCCGGTTGAACCGGTATTTTGATAAGACAAGCCGCCGGTTGCAATCAGCACCTTGGGGCAGTAAATTTTAGTGTTATCTTGCAGCAAGACCCCGGTTACGGTACTGTTGGTACACAATATCTTTTTAACGGGACAGTGATAACGAATATCTACCCCAAGCTTACGCAGGTGTTTTTCAAACCCCTTAATAATATCGCTGGATTTATCACTGGCGGGAAAAACCCTATTTCCCCGTTCCACCTTAGTTTTTACACCGAAGCTGTGCAACAAATCCAGCAATTGGTGATTGGTAAAGGCATTAAAGGCACTGTATAAAAACTTTCTGTTACTGACAACATTATTTAAAAAATCCTCTAGGTCACCGTAGTTGGTTACATTACAGCGCCCTTTCCCGGTGATATACAATTTTTTACCCAGCTTTTCGTTTTTTTCTAATAAAATTACCCTTAAGCCATTGGAGGCGGCGGTGGCGGCTGCCATCATACCTGCCGGCCCGCCGCCGATAACAGCTAAGTCATAGTTCATTGGTAAACTCCTTTAAAAAATTATCAATTAATCCTAATATAACCCAAAAGGGCCTCTGCCATTGGGTATAGTATCGGTCAGCACAAAAAAGAGTTCTGGGGCAAGCCCAGAACTCTTTTATCATTAAGCTGCTTTTTGCTCATCTCCGTGGTCGAGCACTCTAAAGTTATCGCAGATGAAGCAGTATGCCAGCATACCGCCTGCAACCAGACCGATGGTAACCATCCACTCCATCCAGGAAGGAGCGTAAGCTACACCTTGATAACTAATCATACCGGTAATTACAACGTTCATCCGGTTTATAATGACACCGATAGCTACCATGGCACCGGCGGTGGTTAAACCGGCCCTGGTTTTGCCCCAGGCAGTGAAGAAGATAACCAGCGGTATCAGTACACCCACTGCCATCTCCAAGATGAACATGTTCGACTCCAGACCGCCGGCAAACACATACTGCCAAGCATCCCGGCTGGTGAGGTCGAATATCTTCAGGCCCAGATACATGATCATGATGGTGAAACCAATTCTCTGCAGGCTGCGTAAAACCTTAGTGTCCACCCAGTGGTTGTAAGCTCTGCCGGCCAGCGAAGTTTCCACAGTAACCATGGCCGGTCCCACAAAGAAAGATGACATTAAGAAGAAGAGTCCAATATAGGGTGACCACCACAGCGGGTGCAGTTTATCCACCTGTGTCAGGTACAGAGCACCCAATGAAGATTGGTGCAAGGTGGGTAAAAGCACACCGATAATTAACAGGAAGGGCATAGCCTTAGCAAAGAACTTGTGCAGGGGCTTTGCCACTTTCTCGGTGGCAATTTCACCAAACTCAAGTACTTGCACAGTGGTGTAAAGGGAAACACACCAGAACACTTCGAACAGTACGGAGTGGTAACCCCAAGATACAAAGGGACGCCAGAAGTTGAACCACTGACCGATGTCCAGGAACAAACCAATCATTACCAAGAGATAACCCAGCAGTGATGTGAGCATGGCACTGCGGGCAATGACGTTAAACTTTTCTATGTGTAAAATATGTGCTATCAGGGCGACACTGTAACCGCCGCCGGCCAGGGCAACCCCGGTTAACACGTCAAATCCAATCCACAGACCCCAGGGCCACTCGTCATTAAGGTTTGTGGTGGCTCCCAGACCAACAACTAAACGGTACACTGCAATGGCTGCAGCAATTACGGCCAGAATAAGTAACAAGAATCTGACCGGAGTCATTTTAAAGGTCCATCCTTGTTTTTGGGACTCCATTTATTTTACCCCCTTATAACTATTTGTTATTGATGTGATTGCTACCTTACACTGACATATCCTTTTTCTCTTCTTTGGCAATTTTATTGCGCCTCTTAGTGTAAATGTACATGCCTGACAAAAGACCGCCCCAGGCAACAATCACAGGTGGGGTATACTTTAAGAACTCATGGCTGTATTCAGGTATAGGCCTTGTGGTAACATCTGTACGGAATCCTAGCTGCTCAAAAGGTACGTCTGAAATATAAAGCCAGTTTGTACCTCCTGCTTCATGTTCTCCGTAAATATGCTTTACGTACTTGTCGTCGCTTTC from Desulfofalx alkaliphila DSM 12257 encodes:
- a CDS encoding NAD(P)/FAD-dependent oxidoreductase, translating into MNYDLAVIGGGPAGMMAAATAASNGLRVILLEKNEKLGKKLYITGKGRCNVTNYGDLEDFLNNVVSNRKFLYSAFNAFTNHQLLDLLHSFGVKTKVERGNRVFPASDKSSDIIKGFEKHLRKLGVDIRYHCPVKKILCTNSTVTGVLLQDNTKIYCPKVLIATGGLSYQNTGSTGDGYVMAGRLGHTLVEPKPALVPLVTKDQWPKEVQGLTLKNVNVKLLANKKVVQEQFGEMLFTHFGVSGPAILSLSSFLKNINKAKEVKLSIDLKPALSPEQLDRRLLRDFEKYQKKQLKNALDDLLPKKLIPVVIRLAALNGDKPVDQVTKKERLSLAEILKGLILTVTGTRPINEAIVTSGGVKTGEINPSTLESKLVSGLYFAGEVIDVDALTGGYNLQIAFSTGYLAGLSAALGQRA
- a CDS encoding nitrilase family protein, encoding MQKTKIALVQMNAPFGEIESNLRKISNFIMEAHRQRVDIICFPELALMGYSRDQSHLHAEHIPGESSRYIVDLAQRYGITVLLGMAEKSTQANKPYITQLIAMPDGSYHKYRKTHLGGSEQPYFTAGDAIPVFKTGKAVFGVQICWDLHFPEVSTIMSLQGAEIIFAPHASPCVAGDRKELWLKYLTARAYDNAVYLAACNLIGNSSQGHPFAGGNLVIDPKGNVIADDFNNEEGMLVVDLDEGLINKIRYERTTSMRYIFHLDARRPDLYEKYKGILKEGHRLG
- the nrfD gene encoding NrfD/PsrC family molybdoenzyme membrane anchor subunit — translated: MESQKQGWTFKMTPVRFLLLILAVIAAAIAVYRLVVGLGATTNLNDEWPWGLWIGFDVLTGVALAGGGYSVALIAHILHIEKFNVIARSAMLTSLLGYLLVMIGLFLDIGQWFNFWRPFVSWGYHSVLFEVFWCVSLYTTVQVLEFGEIATEKVAKPLHKFFAKAMPFLLIIGVLLPTLHQSSLGALYLTQVDKLHPLWWSPYIGLFFLMSSFFVGPAMVTVETSLAGRAYNHWVDTKVLRSLQRIGFTIMIMYLGLKIFDLTSRDAWQYVFAGGLESNMFILEMAVGVLIPLVIFFTAWGKTRAGLTTAGAMVAIGVIINRMNVVITGMISYQGVAYAPSWMEWMVTIGLVAGGMLAYCFICDNFRVLDHGDEQKAA